In Juglans microcarpa x Juglans regia isolate MS1-56 chromosome 4S, Jm3101_v1.0, whole genome shotgun sequence, a single window of DNA contains:
- the LOC121262132 gene encoding heavy metal-associated isoprenylated plant protein 2-like, with translation MVQKTVLKVNIACLKCKKNLLKAVTSLQGVDKVEADAAKGTLTVTGDADPYEIIVRTRKTGKFAEVVSIGAPPKPGDGQENNPDGKKPADGQKGQVLIPYYIPQNSCLVCERVPVVHVGCRDEPYPPCSIL, from the exons ATGGTGCAGAAAACTGTCTTGAAGGTCAATATCGCATGCCTGAAATGCAAGAAGAATCTCCTCAAAGCAGTGACATCGCTGCAAG GAGTTGACAAAGTTGAAGCGGATGCAGCCAAGGGAACTTTGACAGTAACTGGAGATGCAGACCCATATGAAATTATAGTACGTACGAGGAAAACAGGCAAATTTGCTGAAGTGGTGAGTATTGGTGCTCCTCCAAAACCGGGGGACGGGCAGGAGAACAACCCCGATGGAAAGAAGCCAGCTGACGGCCAGAAGGGGCAAGTTCTGATACCCTATTATATCCCCCAGAATTCATGTCTTGTGTGTGAGCGAGTGCCTGTCGTCCATGTGGGTTGCCGGGACGAACCCTATCCGCCATGCTCtattttgtga